One Marasmius oreades isolate 03SP1 chromosome 2, whole genome shotgun sequence DNA segment encodes these proteins:
- a CDS encoding uncharacterized protein (BUSCO:EOG092640BS), whose protein sequence is MSVADDDSLLEKLDTIVPAPLAEFDAFPKFPTTYKSRSESRGFLTVLVGFLAFLLMLNDIGEYIYGWPDYEFSVDKDLGSSIFINMDILVAMPCGAISVDLRDALGDRLMLSSNWRGRGEKGFMTLKRDGVKFDVGRATAMHEHAKMLSAGEAIKQSRKSRGLFDVFQSHKSKAPEIRPAIQYEADGSACRVYGHMEVKKVTANLHITTLGHGYATHEHTDHSKMNLSHVINELSFGPYFPDITQPLDYSYEVTNDPFVAYQYFLHVVPTTYIAPRRAPLKTNQYSVTHYTRVLEHGKGTPGIFFKFDLDPMALTIHQRTTTLLQLLIRCIGVVGGVFVCMGYAIRITTRAVEVVTGPDESDSIAVAASGASTKPGLRSKWAGGHLRSRSKIIRQGTGWTVDNSPGSPAMSTYSGYSSYAGSPMPNQGAFSPYPNQSTFSPVQSPFVSSPAYNAQLPPSNPASPAPGSTFMSPPPPPSASARGGSPSLAPPPSSGLQSHFGPPPPVPGTPSSFGQFPPTPNPVNGESGFPNGPSPPPKRIPSGGPKKED, encoded by the exons ATGTCCGTCGCAGATGACGACAGCTTACTCGAAAAGCTGGACACAATCGTTCCTGCCCCCCTAGCTGAATTCGATGCCTTTCCGAAATTCCCTACGACCTACAAGTCGCGCTCAGAGTCTCGTGGATTTTTGACTGTACTTGTTGGATTCCTGGCGTTCTTGCTTATGCTCAACGACATTGGGGAGTATATTTACGGTTGGCCGGATTATGAGTTTAGTGTGGATAAGGATCTCGGGAGTTCTATATTCATCAACATGGATATTCTAGTTGCTATGCCTTGTGGAG CTATCAGCGTGGACTTGAGGGATGCACTAGGAGACAGGTTGATGTTGAGTTCGAATTGGAGGGGCAGAGGGGAGAAAGGTTTTATGACTTTAAAGCGTGATGGG GTCAAATTCGACGTTGGAAGAGCTACCGCGATGCA CGAACACGCGAAAATGTTATCCGCTGGAGAAGCCATTAAGCAATCCCGCAAGTCGCGTGGGTTGTTCGATGTTTTCCAAAGTCATAAATCCAAAGCACCCGAAATCAGACCGGCCATTCAGTACGAGGCTGATGGAAGTGCATGCAGAGTTTATGGACATATGGAAGTCAAGAAGGTTACTGCCAACCTTCACATCACAACACTAGGACATGGATATGCGACCCACGAGCACACTGACCACTCAA AGATGAACCTTTCACATGTCATCAACGAGCTCTCCTTTGGACCTTACTTCCCCGATATCACCCAGCCTCTAGACTACTCATATGAAGTAACCAATGACC CATTTGTTGCATACCAATATTTCCTCCATGTTGTGCCTACAACCTACATCGCTCCAAGACGCGCTCCTTTGAAGACCAACCAATACAGTGTCACGCACTACACTAGGGTGTTAGAACACGGCAAAGGGACGCCTGGAATATTCTTCAAATTCGATTTGGACCCAATGGCCTTGACGATTCACCAACGGACAACTACCCTTCTTCAGTTGTTGATCAG ATGTATTGGTGTGGTAGGCGGAGTCTTCGTTTGCATGGGCTACGCCATCCGCATAACCACCCGCGCAGTCGAAGTCGTCACCGGTCCCGACGAATCCGACTCCATCGCCGTAGCCGCCTCTGGTGCATCCACCAAACCCGGTCTCCGTTCCAAATGGGCAGGAGGACACCTCCGCAGTCGCAGTAAAATCATTCGCCAAGGCACTGGTTGGACTGTCGACAACTCCCCCGGTTCCCCTGCCATGTCTACCTACAGTGGATACAGCAGCTACGCCGGTTCTCCGATGCCCAACCAAGGAGCATTCAGTCCTTACCCAAATCAATCGACGTTCAGCCCTGTACAATCCCCATTTGTTAGTTCTCCTGCTTATAACGCGCAACTGCCACCTTCAAATCCTGCTTCGCCTGCTCCGGGTAGTACGTTTATGTCTCCGCCTCCTCCCCCGAGTGCGAGTGCGAGAGGTGGGTCACCGTCGTTGGCCCCACCACCTTCTAGTGGATTGCAAAGTCATTTTGGGCCTCCCCCGCCTGTGCCGGGTACACCGTCGTCGTTTGGGCAGTTCCCGCCAACGCCTAATCCTGTGAATGGAGAGAGTGGGTTCCCAAATGGACCTTCTCCTCCACCGAAGAGGATTCCTTCGGGTGGGCCGAAGAAGGAGGATTAA
- a CDS encoding uncharacterized protein (BUSCO:EOG09264DMU), whose translation MSTDTTPTRVITIGIGGATCSGKTNLAKHLQNCLHNSFIIHQDDFLPPTEMLPVDPDFGFPHCDDAPSAIDWDRMTSFLSDVKRTGFLPSNHQSYANLLESPEVVPIDDHKLIPEWKTQSKNLALQHLEKYGEKLVWVLVDGFLLYWDERLVSSLDVRFFLRVPEDLARARREARVYHTPEGYIWHDPPQYWERAAWPGYIQAHKHMFEDGDVTNGQLSGKVEELVLIESTEVVMTDMVKRVMEKVLNVSAGVGSKRCMN comes from the exons ATGAGTACAGACACAACACCCACGAGAGTCATTACTATCGGTATAGG TGGGGCGACGTGTTCCGGAAAGACGAATCTGGCGAAACATCTTCAAAATTGTCTGCACAACAGCTTTATCATTCACCAGGAT GATTTCCTACCG CCCACCGAAATGCTTCCCGTCGATCCAGATTTTGGGTTTCCACACTGTGACGATGCTCCCAGCGCTATTGACTGGGATCGCATGACGTCTTTCCTATCCGATGTGAAAAGGACAGGCTTCCTTCCTTCAAACCACCAATCCTATGCCAATCTCCTCGAATCCCCTGAAGTTGTGCCTATCGACGATCACAAACTCATACCTGAATGGAAGACACAAAGCAAAAACCTTGCATTGCAGCATCTGGAGAAGTACGGCGAGAAGCTTGTTTGGGTGTTGGTTGACGGTTTCCTACTATACTGGGATGAG CGCCTAGTCTCTAGCCTTGACGTACGTTTCTTTCTTCGTGTGCCGGAAGATCTCGCCAGGGCCAGGCGTGAGGCTCGGGTATATCACACACCCG AGGGATATATCTGGCATGACCCTCCTCAGTACTGGGAGAGGGCAGCTTGGCCAGGTTATATTCAAGCTCATAAACACATGTTCGAGGACGGAGATGTCACGAATGGACAACTGAGCGGAAAGGTGGAGGAATTGGTGCTAATCGAGAGTACGGAGGTGGTAATGACGGACATGGTCAAGAGGGTAATGGAGAAAGTATTGAATGTTTCTGCGGGAGTAGGGAGTAAACGTTGCATGAACTGA